The region ATCAGGACAGGACAGCGAACCACAAATCTGGACATTCCGTCGTAGAATAGCAAACCCTTGGTGACCCGTACGCACTGAGGCTGAACGCGTAAGAGGAAGGATGGCGTCCTTGGAACTTTTCTCTACGGGTTCTGCGGAGGTGTAATGGAGGTTTTTAGTGAGTATGCCCTTCAGGGGAGCCTCACACTACCCAAAAGGTGCCAACAGGGGTTTTTGCCCTTGTCGAGATTTCcccccatttaaaaaaaaaaggtcgAGAGTTGGGAAGATTTTCTTGCCTTGGAGGATGTGAGCATAGTTCTGAATGTGTCCCACAGGATACTGGTCGGGGTAGTCCGGGCGTTCAAGGCTCTGTAATCTCTACACGTTCTCCATTCTTTGTATGAGGTGGAGCGAGGACGACTATGGGCTGTTGTATGGTCACGGGATCCTTTAGTCGAAGCATGGCTTCGAACTCCTTCTTGACAGCTTTGAACTTCTCCAGTGCCAAGCTTCGTGGCCTCGAAGCAACTGAAGTTCCATGAGTCGTCTTGTGCGTGATTCGTCCAGAGGTTCCTTCTGGTCTGGTAACTTCtaggaaatattttatttactcatggTACCTGGAGGATTCGTTGACAGTCTTGACTTCTGGAATGTTACGCTCAGCCACTTCTCCTCGGGTAGTGAGTTGGGTAGTTCCGTCCAAGATTCTTCGGATCTCTACGTCTAGTAGCAGATTCCAGAAGCTCAAGATGTCGACACCGATGATGGGTTTGAATACATTAGCTATGACAAACCTCTAGGTGAAATCTGTTCAGCGTGAGGGTGGTTGTACCATAAGTGACGATGGGTGTCCCATTGGCTGGTGATAGGACATAGTCGGACTCCTCTCTTATACTGCGTTGGCTACACTACGTGGGAAGACGCATAGATCTGCTCCAGTGTCGACCAGAAATTGTAGCTTGGAGTCCTATCCGTGATGAACAGACGGCGATGGGCCTCGTTTCACGAAGTGTAGTTGCAGGGCTGTCTGCACCTAGTGAATCTGGCACCAAATCTTAGTGATACCAACACTTGCCGTCAGTTGGCTGTCGGCTTCGATTTGGATTGTTATGGGAACGGCCTCGGCTTCTGACACTCCGAGATCGGTCTGGGTGGGCTACCAGCTCTTCTCTTCTTGCGTGGCACATATACGTCGAATCTGGTCCGTCCTCAACTTGTATTAGGCCTCGTCGGTTGGTGGACTCATGATTTTGTACTCCACCTGACTTGCATACTTGGCTGGTAGGGCACCCACGATATAGCAAACTTAGTCCGGTCCTGTCACCCCCGCGTTGTGGAACTTCTTTCAGCCGTGAAAACCATAATCCAAAATCGGCGGCAATAAATTCTGGCATACGGACGGCGACTCTCAATACTTGGGCTTCTTTTGTGTCATTTTTCTTTCGAGTTCATTCTCTACTTCATGTCGCGCTTCTTCAAATCACGTCGCGGTGTGGTCTTATACGGTTTTACTCCGAATTAATctgtttattgaattttagtttgaaattcaattttcggACTTTGAATGTTCTTGGGGGAATTATTAGATTCCCTACAATACTAACAAGGAACATAATCAACTATGATAACATGATCGTTGCATAAAATTATAAGCGCACAATAATGTTTCAGGTGAACTTGGAAAAGCTCTGTCTGAAGGTAAGGCAAACTAGTACCTGATAAGATTTATAACATCGCATCGGTCAGAAAATTTAGCGGAAATTTTATTGGTATCTATGTCTATGTGAATAATTAGAAAAGTAACAAAGAAGTAACAGTTGCAGCCaatgaaagaaaccaaataggCATGCAGTGGAAATTGGATTatattagccaatagaaacaaccaaatctaCACATTCTGGTTTCAGAAATGATCCGCTCTAATATCAGGGTTTATTTGAAACTACTGTTAAGCAATAAATACCCTGGCTCCTAATGCATTGCTGGAatcttggacaacccttgaacaattaaaacattttggcttcctccaagtgactttggatatatccTATACATATACCTAcagatctttttcatttttctcttaGAATATACATATTGGGCGAGTTCGGAAATGTCAGCGCTGTTGAATGCGCTTGATAGCAAAATGCTGGAGAAATAGCGCTGCATTCTATGCGTTGAGTTTATGAACACTTTTTCAACGAAATAATGGTTTCAATgtctatgaataaaaaaaaattgtatgcaTGCCGTGATGTTATTTTCTTATGATATTTCAACGAcagttcaaatgaataataaggTTAATCTATTTTATTTCCTCACataaaaatatctttatttattgcatcaaaaagcaaatacattattatttgaaaaatatatttcttattgttttatgtaaacaatttccttaaacaatcttttcattcaacaatatttgttcgggaaatatctttttgataacaattgataataaataacatacaacattattaataattaattgataattgaacaattcTGTTCCTTTAATCATTTCTTCCATCTATTACTTCTATAATTCGAGTAAAAAAGCTTTCACcacaattcaatattattcaaatacacAGCCGTTAAATGTACAATAATCAAataatggtgggtttatgcaccattcctaagaactaaacctaagaattcagtggcgtttatgcactctcttgttagttcttagttcaggaatgcgcacgtgctcgaactcggaacataaaatgatagaaactgatctcgttaataatgaaattctatGTGGCGCACGCGCATTTCTATGTTTCACCTAAGCCCATAGTTCTTAGTTGGTCAACTtttggtgggtttatgcaccattcctaagaactaagactaaacttAAGAACTAACGATTggacgctaacaaatcaatgagggcttTTATGCACGTTACCTAAGAACTAATACTaatacctaagaactaagaactgaacgctaacaaatcaatgagggcgtttatgcactttacctaagaactaacaataGCACTAGAGTAGACCAACtttgaactaagaactaaaggCTCACTAAACGCCACTGATGGTGGGTCTATGCACCAGCCCTAAGAAccaagactaaacctaagaactaagcaTTGAACgttaacaaatcaatgagggcgtttatgcactttacctaagaactaacaataGCACTAGAGTAGACCAACtttgaactaagaactaaaggCTCACTAAACGCCACTGATGGTGGGTCTATGCACCAGCCCTAAGAAccaagactaaacctaagaactaagcaTTGAACGtttacaaatcaatgagggcgtttatacacgtttcctaagaactaagagctattattattattattatttgaactggggtcgttttgcttcggtaagccttccgggaactgcgaccatgcagatcttttgttcactaccctactcattcatagaaacccagggagatcgtcaacgacgttaataaaattgacaatctccctaggggccttggcccttacctctctggtatccaggaccggcttgcccatgtaaatggttcttaggccagccagctctggacacttgcatatcaagtgttcagccgtttctacttccgatccacagagcctgcaaatctcgtctgctgacttacccatacggtacaaatgatgtttgtaccgacagtgccccgtcagcagtcccaccatcacccgaagctctgctcgcgacagcttcaggagctttctggtgtaagtaggtgaaatcttcacgaatttctttgcctgagcaagtctaggagtgttagtgttagtccagtggattgtcctactgttcaactcccatagctggaccgcagctttgtattggtcttttcctatcccacagaaaggctcaggtccatcaggtcttaaccttgatgcactttttgcaagctcatccgctctctcatttccttcaaccccacagtgccctggtacccatagtaaaCTAAGagctaacactagcaggccaacttttaactaagaactaagggctccgGTGAAATAAAGAAGTGCGGGTGCACCGCatagtatttcaatattaacgagtaccagtttctatcattttatgttccgttattcgtatttatcgatgaaaagtattcggtgcattgaactaataataatggttttattaattctatgatttggtgtatctgaaaaaattaaattaaattttttcacaatcaatatcaaacATTAAAGTATAGaataaatagaaagtagttcgagcacgtgagCATGCCTCAACTAAGATCTAACatgagagtgcataaacgccactgaattcttaggtttagtttttAGTTCGTAGTTTTTAGTCCtcagttcttaggaatggtgcataaacccaccatttctagtgctagtgttatgtcttagttcttaggtgaagtgcataaacgccctcattgaattgttagcgttcaattcttaggtcataggtttagtcttagttcttaggaatggtgcataaacccaccattaatgttctaagatttGCTATGGAGTTCAGTGTTCagtatatatttagtattctgtggtgtTCACAGCTCAGTGCTCTGGTTTCTCCTCAGCTGTCAGTTCTGAAGACAttacataacataacataacctataataataataatgaaaatactttCTATGAAATGCCTGAAATCAAGAGTGCCGTAGAAGTCGAcgaattttcccaaaaaattttttaggtATGATTCGCGACATAAGGGttttaatgcatatttgatgcaGCCGTTTGACAGGTTTCTCTGTGATTCTATGAATCTTGGTGATTTCGATTAGTTttaattattactattattatatatcaatgaaaatatgtatttcCTAAGTCGAAAATATTTGACCAAGATTTTTAAGTCAATACAGAATGAATTTAAGAAATCAGGAAGCAACATTCACATGAGCTCTAAACTTTGTAAACAAGTATCTccagaagaattgaaaaataaaagaatacgCTCAACCTTGTATTATATGGCTGCTACGGGAATAGTTACTGTTGGTATGAGCTATGCAGCAGTCCCCTTGTACCGAATGTTTTGTCAAGCATACAGTTATGGAGGCACCGTTTCTTTAGGCCACGATGACACCAAAGTTGAAACAATGAATCCTGTTAGACAGAGGCCAATTAGAATTAAATTTAATGCTGATATTTCCACCAGTATGAAATGGAATTTCAAACCACAGCAGAAAGAAATAACTGTAAGGTCAATACATCTAAGTGAAGTATtttcattaacaattttttcaataggtTCATCCAGGAGAAACAGCTTTAGCATTTTACACAGCCAAAAACCCTAGTTCTAAACCTGTTATAGGTATAAGTACTTATAATGTAATTCCTTTTGAGGCTggacaatatttcaataaaatacaatGTTTTTGTTTTGAAGAACAACAACTTAACCCTAATGAACAAGTAAGTAGAAAATGCAAGGTCGGCAAGAATTTAATTACAATATCTATCAttttaattcatattatttataatatattgaattatttcttttaGGTTGATAtgccagtttttttttatattgatccaGAATTTATTGAAGATCCTTACAtgaaaaatgttgatgaaaTTATTTTGTCTTACACCTTTTTTGAAGCAAAACATGGAATGAACTTACCTGTTCCATCTTATGccaaatgagaaataatttgTTAATTGTTTAGTTTTTGTAAATAAAAGTTTGCATTCAAGGATGAGTTATTTTGTTAGAAATTAAGAATAATACTGTGCTAGCGGCTAGCtcaattgtgattggtgactctaaacttccatctctcttgtattcgggatcgagcacaaatgtttactttccgttccttctctctcttagaatatagatagaaggaacggaaaaaaaacccaaagtatagaacaatatataatatatataatataacaagagagtgcataaacgccactgatggtggatttatgcaccattcctaagaactaagactaaacctaaaaGTAAGAATTGAACGCCAACAAATCAATGAGGTCGTTTATGCACtttacctaagaactaacactagcactaGAAAGTTGATCAACTTTCCACTAatgccactgaattcttaggtttagttcatagttcttaggtacggtgtataaatccaccatatattttacctgagcccttagttcttaggtaacagttggcctgctagtgttagttcttaggaaacgtgcataaacgccctcattgattctcattcagttcttaggtttagtcttagttcttaggactggtgcataaatccaccataagaaCTAAGGGTTTAGGTAAAATTatgatgtctaaaaaccaggtgtatgaactgattagcttttgttttgccaattttgagaatattagttaagcttcgttatgtcaactgtaggtagcgctatcaacaaattaagattcttgttatttattatttacgagttttgtgccattatgtacctatatgtatatctttcattaaaGTTATGATCTATGtaagtaattcttgtaattaaaataccaataaactctctctattacaaatatttgaattcaatccagtaaacgtttcgtgttttgtttcacgactttacACGATCATTCTCGGTTACACGTcacttttgattggtcagtatcgggttttaattaatgtatccaatcaaaatcaacggaaatgacaagtatgacattgcggcgccgccactaagatgcatagaatacctggtgtgtctacttatacctgtaaaactttcagacaaaacgggagatttttacctacttgatttcgaggggtcgcgggcttttcagatggcgcatacatcgtttacatttgacatttctctcaattctcgactcttgtgaaccaagggcgtagatctttttttcttggggagggataatcgaaaaaaaactttttgacgacaacttttatgcatatctgtaatgttaaaaaaagaagtttgataaaaattactcgaaataatttttgttgttactaattcggttgttcttaccttgttctcaaataagagttacgaaggaaaatgagaaattacttggataattttgagaaaaaaagtttcatgaatatgagcccacaaaggctttgctttcaatatacaggttgtttctagtgtgtcgtacagtttatcaaatacttattaatcttcgctacagattaggtaaataaataccaaaacttataattaatgcattcattagagcttgcTAGCTggatcttgaaaataatttggattttcctgaggattactagagatttttctcgaaatcgatagcagatacgacaaaactataacaaaccaaaaagtgtagtacaggaccagagttttttttctatatttttctaaactaacagccattcaccaaaatatagatttggaggaaggaagcaggcatccttccagaaaatatatcaccctgtagatttgcattcaaaattagcatatcacatagtggaaactttaaactggaatatctatggccaattcatattaaatatcttgtgaagggaaggttatacgagaaaataacttgaacttcaacacatgtatctcaaaacaaaatgt is a window of Harmonia axyridis chromosome 2, icHarAxyr1.1, whole genome shotgun sequence DNA encoding:
- the LOC123673540 gene encoding cytochrome c oxidase assembly protein COX11, mitochondrial yields the protein MYFLSRKYLTKIFKSIQNEFKKSGSNIHMSSKLCKQVSPEELKNKRIRSTLYYMAATGIVTVGMSYAAVPLYRMFCQAYSYGGTVSLGHDDTKVETMNPVRQRPIRIKFNADISTSMKWNFKPQQKEITVHPGETALAFYTAKNPSSKPVIGISTYNVIPFEAGQYFNKIQCFCFEEQQLNPNEQVDMPVFFYIDPEFIEDPYMKNVDEIILSYTFFEAKHGMNLPVPSYAK